In Holophagales bacterium, one DNA window encodes the following:
- a CDS encoding HEAT repeat domain-containing protein: MSGRLASAVCAAWAACAVTEAWGAPLLGSSSRLAAADTAASGAPAPRPLAERIRSEDRATRAEAIEELYALLKGGDASREALDAWFAAAGERDRPLHLRISQATNLMPAAAAPRLIAALSDPSTPVQRRAMEGIVSVGPAANAAIERLFELLLSEEPDVVGPAIVALGAIDREGRLLPRVLAMTKSKDVTERYAAVELFLIVYRDHAAERVNDLEPLLDDPEYAVRMTAVQILELPMRDHPALADAMIRLLRGDPHWIVRYQAASAFGRMARDLDTLPPLAAEALVWALETDPRSDVQFAAVHALGATPKLRRQNQEALERCVARQSGDVQKLCRGMLTAEP; the protein is encoded by the coding sequence TTGTCCGGTCGCCTCGCTTCAGCCGTCTGCGCAGCGTGGGCAGCGTGCGCAGTAACCGAAGCGTGGGGAGCGCCGCTCTTGGGGTCTTCGAGCCGACTGGCAGCCGCGGACACCGCCGCGAGCGGCGCTCCTGCGCCTCGTCCGCTCGCCGAGCGCATCCGATCGGAGGATCGAGCGACCCGGGCCGAGGCGATCGAGGAGCTCTACGCGCTCCTGAAGGGCGGCGATGCGAGCCGTGAAGCGCTCGATGCCTGGTTCGCCGCCGCCGGCGAGAGGGACCGGCCGCTCCACCTGCGGATCTCGCAAGCCACGAATCTCATGCCGGCAGCGGCGGCGCCACGCCTCATCGCGGCTCTCTCCGACCCATCGACCCCCGTTCAACGTCGGGCCATGGAGGGGATCGTTTCCGTCGGGCCAGCGGCGAACGCGGCGATCGAGCGCCTTTTCGAGCTCCTGCTCAGCGAGGAGCCGGACGTCGTGGGTCCGGCGATCGTGGCGCTTGGAGCCATCGATCGCGAGGGCCGGTTGCTGCCACGAGTGCTGGCCATGACGAAGAGCAAGGATGTCACCGAGCGCTACGCGGCCGTCGAGCTCTTCCTCATCGTCTACCGCGACCACGCCGCGGAGCGGGTCAACGATCTGGAGCCACTTCTCGACGACCCGGAATACGCGGTGCGCATGACGGCAGTCCAGATCCTGGAACTGCCGATGCGCGACCATCCTGCGCTCGCCGACGCGATGATCCGGCTGTTGCGCGGCGACCCGCATTGGATCGTCCGCTATCAGGCGGCATCCGCATTCGGTCGGATGGCACGGGACCTCGACACTCTCCCTCCTTTGGCCGCCGAGGCGCTCGTCTGGGCGCTCGAGACCGATCCGCGCTCGGACGTGCAGTTCGCTGCGGTTCATGCCCTGGGCGCCACGCCGAAGCTGCGTCGCCAGAATCAGGAAGCACTCGAGCGCTGCGTGGCACGGCAGTCAGGCGACGTCCAGAAGCTCTGCCGCGGGATGCTCACCGCGGAGCCTTGA
- a CDS encoding SRPBCC family protein — protein sequence MKVLNVHQRELPVSASRAGTLLDSLASPADALWPRRTWPPMRLDRPLGVGAVGGHGPIRYVVEEYTRGECVCFRFSAPPGFDGQHRFDVVSLGHDRSLLRHTLAMRTSGAARLTWPLVFRPLHDALIEDAFAEAETALGLPRHEHPWSIGVRVLRWVTGGRRRARRGMHPPPTNTGTARPADEGS from the coding sequence ATGAAGGTCCTCAACGTCCACCAACGCGAGCTGCCGGTGAGCGCGAGTCGGGCGGGCACACTGCTCGACTCGCTCGCCTCCCCTGCGGACGCCCTCTGGCCGCGGCGCACCTGGCCGCCGATGCGCCTCGACCGGCCGCTCGGCGTCGGGGCGGTCGGCGGCCATGGACCGATCCGCTACGTCGTCGAGGAGTACACGCGCGGCGAGTGCGTCTGCTTCCGTTTCAGCGCACCTCCGGGCTTCGACGGTCAGCATCGGTTCGACGTGGTTTCGCTGGGCCACGACCGCTCCCTCCTGCGTCACACCCTGGCGATGCGGACGAGCGGCGCGGCGCGCCTCACCTGGCCTCTGGTCTTCCGCCCACTCCACGACGCGTTGATCGAAGACGCGTTCGCCGAGGCCGAGACCGCGCTGGGGCTCCCCCGGCACGAGCATCCCTGGTCGATCGGGGTCCGGGTGCTCCGGTGGGTCACCGGTGGGCGGCGCAGGGCGCGCCGCGGGATGCATCCACCTCCCACGAACACTGGCACCGCTCGCCCCGCCGACGAGGGCAGTTGA
- a CDS encoding DUF5009 domain-containing protein: MPSSAAPPRLRSLDVFRGATIALMILVNNAGDWGKSYAPLLHAKWHGWTPTDLVFPFFLFIVGAAIPFALGGRLESSGADLAALHRKIVKRAALLFLLGLALIWFPYYTVAWERFRIPGVLQRIAVVYLVTALAYLHLRARGRAVLAVALLAGYWAAMKLVPVPGFGAGDLSPEGNLAFWLDHLILGPHVWRYSPGPGDPEGILSTLPAIASALAGLFVGDLMRSAAEARAKLVRLLAWGAPLTAAGLALDPLFPINKNLWTPTYVIFTTGAALLCLAATFWILDLRGITAWSRPFAIFGTNAIAAYVGSGVLAKILLTIKWSDGAGGTTSLQKWLYANLYAAHLPDYVASLAWALTHVSIWLLVLIWMDRRRIYLKV; the protein is encoded by the coding sequence ATGCCCTCCTCTGCCGCGCCTCCCCGGCTTCGTTCGCTCGACGTCTTCCGCGGCGCGACGATCGCGCTGATGATCCTGGTCAACAACGCCGGCGACTGGGGCAAATCGTACGCCCCGCTCCTCCACGCCAAGTGGCACGGCTGGACGCCGACCGACCTCGTCTTCCCGTTCTTCCTCTTCATCGTCGGCGCGGCGATCCCGTTCGCGCTCGGCGGCCGGCTCGAGAGCTCGGGCGCCGATCTCGCCGCGCTCCACCGCAAGATCGTCAAGCGCGCCGCGCTCCTCTTCCTGCTCGGCCTGGCGCTCATCTGGTTCCCCTACTACACGGTGGCCTGGGAGCGCTTCCGCATTCCTGGCGTGCTGCAGCGGATCGCCGTCGTCTACCTGGTCACGGCGCTTGCCTACCTGCATCTGCGCGCCCGCGGTCGCGCCGTGCTCGCCGTGGCGCTCCTCGCCGGCTACTGGGCGGCGATGAAGCTCGTCCCGGTCCCCGGCTTCGGCGCCGGCGACCTCTCGCCCGAGGGCAACCTCGCCTTCTGGCTCGACCACCTGATCCTCGGCCCGCACGTCTGGCGCTACTCGCCCGGACCCGGTGACCCGGAGGGGATCCTCTCGACGCTGCCGGCGATCGCCTCGGCGCTCGCCGGCCTCTTCGTCGGCGACCTGATGCGCTCGGCGGCCGAGGCGCGCGCCAAGCTCGTTCGCCTTCTCGCCTGGGGCGCGCCGCTCACCGCCGCCGGTCTCGCGCTCGACCCGCTCTTCCCGATCAACAAGAACCTCTGGACGCCGACCTACGTGATCTTCACCACCGGCGCGGCGCTGCTCTGTCTCGCCGCGACCTTCTGGATTCTCGACCTCCGTGGCATCACCGCCTGGTCTCGCCCGTTCGCCATCTTCGGCACGAACGCCATCGCCGCCTACGTCGGCAGCGGCGTGCTGGCGAAGATCCTGCTGACGATCAAGTGGAGCGACGGCGCCGGCGGCACGACCTCCCTGCAGAAGTGGCTCTACGCCAACCTCTACGCCGCCCACCTTCCCGACTACGTCGCCTCCCTCGCCTGGGCCCTCACCCACGTGTCGATCTGGCTGCTCGTGCTGATCTGGATGGACCGGAGGCGGATCTACCTCAAGGTCTGA
- a CDS encoding DUF2442 domain-containing protein yields MKLLPTVIRAEYRGAYTIQLTFNDGKSTTVDFSRWLEGPVFEPLKDPEYFQRFFLDGGTVSWPNGADVAPETLYEQAQPSAAA; encoded by the coding sequence ATGAAACTTCTCCCAACTGTCATTCGCGCGGAGTACCGGGGTGCTTACACCATCCAGCTGACGTTCAACGACGGGAAGTCGACCACGGTCGATTTTTCTCGGTGGCTGGAGGGTCCCGTCTTCGAGCCGCTCAAGGACCCGGAGTACTTCCAGCGCTTCTTCCTCGACGGCGGGACGGTGTCGTGGCCGAACGGTGCCGACGTTGCGCCCGAGACTCTCTACGAGCAGGCGCAGCCGAGTGCGGCAGCCTGA
- a CDS encoding DUF4160 domain-containing protein — MPVISVFFGIVIRMFYLEHGVAHFHAEHQGQQATFTFDGKLLAGRIDSRTALRLIEEWAASHGSELEANWDRMKAGRPLDRIPPLD, encoded by the coding sequence GTGCCGGTGATTTCGGTCTTTTTCGGGATCGTGATTCGCATGTTCTATCTGGAGCATGGAGTTGCTCATTTCCACGCCGAGCATCAGGGGCAGCAGGCCACGTTCACCTTCGACGGCAAACTCCTAGCCGGCCGCATTGACTCTCGGACGGCGCTTCGGCTGATCGAGGAGTGGGCCGCCTCGCATGGCTCCGAGTTGGAAGCCAACTGGGACCGAATGAAGGCCGGGCGGCCGCTCGACAGGATCCCGCCGCTCGACTGA